GGCTGTCCTTTTCGACATCGCGGACGAGGCTAAGGACTACGCGGATTTCGAGGCAGAGGTTCGACGCTTCTTCGACGGAGTGAATCGCGTAACGGAGCAAGGCTGGGAGGCTGCCGTTACCAGGATTCGTGCCGGAGAAGCCATCGCAGATGCTATTTCCAGCCTGCCTGTCTGGCCGGCTGAGTCTCCTCGTGTGATCGAGGTAAAGTTACTCGACCAGCCAATGGCAAAGGATAACGTCCTCGATCCTCAGCCCTTAGCCCTCGCCGCCTAGCTTTCGATGTCGTCTTCTGGGATGATCTCTCTAAAGGCGATTCGGGAGATGCTGGCGGCCTGTGCTCCTGGGTCCATCATGAAGCGCAAGAAGCACCGGATTTGGGTTCTTTTCAACAATCAGACCTATAGAGGATTACCAACCGGAGAACATGGGGCAAGAGATCCAGAGATCAAGGCTGGACATGTCAAGAACATGGTAAATTTCCTCAGCATTGACATGGAGTGTGTCAAGCATCACTTAGCGATCTTTCGGTAGCCCCCCTGACTGTCTGTCAAATTGACCCACTACCGCCTGACCTGTGTCATTGCGCGGGATGGTCGCGCGGCTTATCATTGAGGAACAGGGCACCGTGCTGGTGCCCTTGGGAGTTCGCAGACAACGGAGGGTGGCGTGCATGATTAGGCGGATGCTTGCGGGTTTGGTTGTTCTTCTCGTTCTGATGACGGGGAGCGGTAGGATCGGGGTAGGCGCGCCGGCGCCTGGAGATACCATCACCGTCGCGATGCAGTCCGATGCGACCGCGCTGGATCCCCACCGGACCAACGATGGCCCGTCGTTCCTTGTGATCAACCAGATTTTCGAGACGCTCCTGGTGCGCACCGCGCGGGGACTCGAACCGCGGCTGGCCCTCTCCTGGCGGCCGGTCGGAGATCGCACCTGGGAGTTCAAGCTCCGCCGCGGGGTCAAGTTCCACGACGGGACCCCGTTCAACGCGGAGGCGGTCAGGTTCAGCATTGATCGCTTCATCAACCCGCAATCACGGGCACGGGCCTACTTTGTGCTGAGCATGGTGGAAGGGGCCAAGGTGATCGCCGACGACACCGTGCAGATAACGACGCGCTTTCCGTTTGCGGCGCTGCTCAACCACCTGACGCATCCCTCCACATCCGTGATCAGCCCGACGGCCGTAGGCCGGTTCGGCGCCGACTTCGTGCGCAATCCGGTTGGGACCGGCCCGTTCAAGTTTGATTCTTGGGTGGCCCGCGACCGGATCACCATGGTGCGCAACGACGACTACTGGGGAGGTCCGCCTCAGATCGCCCGCGTCATCATGCGGCCGATCCCGGAGGCGTCCACGCAGATCGTTGAGCTCGAGTCGGGCGGCGTGGACCTGATCTTCAACATGCCCGCCGACTCCGTTGCGCGGTTGGACCGCAACCCGCGAGTGACCGTCTACAAGGAACCCAGCTTCAGCGCCAACTACATCGGGTTCCACATGGAGCGCGCGCCGTTCACGGATGTGCGTGTGCGCCGGGCCGTGGGGCACGCGGTGCGGGTGGCCGGTCTCATCACATTCTTCCTGAAAGACCTGGCCACGCCGGCGAACGGACCGCTCTCCCCTGTTGTGTTCGGCGCGAACCCCGACCTGCCGGGGTACGAGTACGACCTCGACCGCGCCCGCGCGCTGCTGGCCGAGGCCGGCGTTCGCCCGGGTCTCCGGCCGCGTCTCGTCATCTTCGAGAGCGCCGAGTGGCGGCGGATTGCCCAGGCGATTCAGGCAAGTCTCCAGCCGCTGGGCTTCCAGGTCGAGGTGGACGTGGTGGAGTTCGGGACCTGGCTCTCGCGGCTCGATCGCGGAGAGTTCGAGATGTACGGCATGCGGTGGGGAACGGTCACGCTCGACGCGGACTACACTCTCTACTCGCTGTTCCACTCTTCGCAGGCGCCCAACCCGAACTACTCGCGCTACAAGAACCCCGAGGTTGACCGGCTGCTCGATGAGGGCCGCGCCATAGCAGACCAGGGACGGCGCGAGCAGATCTACCGGCGGGCGCAAACACTGATAGTCCGGGACGCGCCGATGATCTTCCTATACTACCCGCTGTCTACCTATGCGGTTCGCAGCGGCATCCAGCACACAACGGCGCCGTTCTCGTGGATCAATCTGGAGTTGCGCAAAGCGACGGTGCAGCGGTAGCTGGGCGCGGCGGTAGCTGGGTGCAGTGGTAGCGGCGGCGCGGCGACGGTGACGGTCTGATCCGCTCATGGGGCGCTACCTTGTTCAGCGCCTGAGCCTGCTCGTCCCGGTGATGCTCGGCGTCACGCTGGTGGCGTTCATCACGCTCCACCTGGCGCCGGGTGATCCCGCACGCGTCCTGCTGGGCGAGCTCGGGCAGGGTGCATCTAAGGAAGAGATCGCCCGGCTCCGCTCAACCCTGGGGCTCGACGCCCCCCTGCCCGTGCAGTACGGCCGTTTCGTGTGGCGCGCCGCTCAGGGCGACCTCGGGCGGTCGCTGCGAACCGGCGCGCCGGTGCGCGACGAGGTGCTTGCCCGCGCCCCGTTCACCCTCGTTCTGACCGTCGCGAGTCTGGGGATCGCGCTGGCGATCGGCATCCCTGCCGGCGTGCTCTCCGCCGCGTACCGCGGCCGTGCCGTGGATCACGCGGCGATGCTCCTGGCGCTCTTTGGGGTCTCGCTGCCGGTGTTCTGGTTGGGCCTGCTCCTGATGCTGGTGTTCTCGCTGGCGCTGGGCTGGCTGCCTGCCTCGGGGTTCGGGACCTGGAAACACCTCGTGCTGCCGGCGGTGACGCTGGGGCTGGCGTCATCGGCGCTCATCGCGCGCATGACGCGCAGCAGTCTGCTGGAGGTCCTGGGGCAGGACTACATCCGCACAGCCCGTGCCAAGGGCCTCGCCGACCGGACCGTGCTGCTGGGCCACGCGCTGCGCAGCGCGCTCATCCCGATCGTAACGGTGGTAGGGCTGCAGCTCGGCGGGCTGCTCGGCGGCGCGGTGCTCACCGAGACCGTCTTTGCCTGGCCGGGCCTGGGACGCCTGGCCGTCAGCGCAATCTACAGCCGCGACACTCCGCTTGTCCAGGGGACGATTCTCTTCACCGCCATCGCGTTCGTGCTCATCAACCTCGCGGTGGACCTGCTCTACGCCCTGCTCGATCCGCGGATTCGCTATGACTAGCCGGCATGACTAGCCCGCATGGCTAGCGGAGAGAACGCAATCCTGGTGCACCGCCTACGGTGGCGGCTGCGGCTTCGCCACCTCCTCCGGTACCGGTCGGCGGTGATCGGCATGCTGGTGCTGACCGGAATCACCGTGGCCGCTGTGCTGGCGCCCTCGGTCACGCGCTACGACCCCTCTGCCCAGGTGTGGGAGCAGGCCCTGCAGCAGCCGTCGTGGGCCCACTGGCTGGGCACCGACGAGTTCGGCCGCGATCTGCTTACACGCATCGTCTTCGGGGGCCGCATCTCCCTGGTGGTGGGATTCCTGGCAGTGGGGATCGCAGCAGGCATCGGCGTGCCACTGGGCCTGATCAGCGGTTATGCCGGCGGATGGCTGGACGTCTTGGTGATGCGGGTCATGGACGTCCTCCTGGCGTTTCCGGCAATACTGCTCGCGATCGCCATAGTCGGGGCGCTGGGGCCCGGGCTGCGCAATGCCATCGTGGCAGTAGGAATCGTGGGCATCCCTGCGTTTGCCCGAGTGGTGCGCGGGGCTGCACTGGTGATCCGGGCGCAGGACTACGTGGAGGCGGCCCGCGCGATGGGAGCCGGCGCAGGCCGTGTGGTGGCCCGCCACGTCTTTCCCAACGCCACCGCTCCGGTTATCGTGCAGGCGACGCTGAGCGTGGGCGGCGCCATCCTTGCGTCGGCCGGCCTGTCGTTTCTGGGCCTGGGCGCGCAGCCGCCTACGCCCGACTGGGGAGGGATGCTTGCGAGCGGGCGGGAATTCATGCTGCAGGCCTGGTGGATCGCCACCTTCCCGGGTATCGCAATCATGCTGACAGTGCTGGGATTCAATCTGGTGGGTGATGCGCTGAGGGACCTGCTGGATCCCAGGCTGCGACCACCCGGGACGTAGATGGCCCCCCGAGATGTGACCGGCCGCCCGGCCCGCGTGTAGCGATGCTACCCCCACGCATTGCCGACGGATTCGCGAGGCTACCGGTCGAGCTGACCGATCTGTGCCGGCCGCACACCTGGGAGGACCTCACGAGACCTCCCGGGGAGGGGATGAAGTCGATCCGCGACGTGCTGGTGCACATGGTCGGAGCCGAGGCCTTCTGGATTCAGCATGTGGTGCTCGGGGGTCGGCGCACGCGCCTCGATCCGGCGTCGTTCGGCGATCTCGACAGCATCCTTGCCGCATGGAGGCCGCAGCGGGAAGCGACCATGGCGTGGCTGTCCGCACTCACACCCAAGGCGCTCGGTTCCCGCAGGGCCTTTCCCTGGGATCCGGAGCAGACCGCCGGCGTTGAGGAGATCGTCTGGCACGTCGTGACCCACGAGCAGTATCATAGGGGCCAGGTCTTCACCCGGCTGGCGTTGCTGGGACGGCGGGATCTCCCCGACTACGATCTGCTGCGCTAGTAGATCCGGGGAACCATGTGCTTCGTGCGCGCGCGGTAGTCCGCATAGTCGGGGAAGCGCTCCATCAGGAACGCCTCTTCCCTGTGCGCTTTGGCATGTATGTAGAGTGTCAGCACCGCGGCCAGCACCAGGTGCA
This DNA window, taken from bacterium, encodes the following:
- a CDS encoding DinB family protein, which gives rise to MLPPRIADGFARLPVELTDLCRPHTWEDLTRPPGEGMKSIRDVLVHMVGAEAFWIQHVVLGGRRTRLDPASFGDLDSILAAWRPQREATMAWLSALTPKALGSRRAFPWDPEQTAGVEEIVWHVVTHEQYHRGQVFTRLALLGRRDLPDYDLLR
- a CDS encoding ABC transporter permease, with the protein product MASGENAILVHRLRWRLRLRHLLRYRSAVIGMLVLTGITVAAVLAPSVTRYDPSAQVWEQALQQPSWAHWLGTDEFGRDLLTRIVFGGRISLVVGFLAVGIAAGIGVPLGLISGYAGGWLDVLVMRVMDVLLAFPAILLAIAIVGALGPGLRNAIVAVGIVGIPAFARVVRGAALVIRAQDYVEAARAMGAGAGRVVARHVFPNATAPVIVQATLSVGGAILASAGLSFLGLGAQPPTPDWGGMLASGREFMLQAWWIATFPGIAIMLTVLGFNLVGDALRDLLDPRLRPPGT
- a CDS encoding glutathione ABC transporter substrate-binding protein, translated to MIRRMLAGLVVLLVLMTGSGRIGVGAPAPGDTITVAMQSDATALDPHRTNDGPSFLVINQIFETLLVRTARGLEPRLALSWRPVGDRTWEFKLRRGVKFHDGTPFNAEAVRFSIDRFINPQSRARAYFVLSMVEGAKVIADDTVQITTRFPFAALLNHLTHPSTSVISPTAVGRFGADFVRNPVGTGPFKFDSWVARDRITMVRNDDYWGGPPQIARVIMRPIPEASTQIVELESGGVDLIFNMPADSVARLDRNPRVTVYKEPSFSANYIGFHMERAPFTDVRVRRAVGHAVRVAGLITFFLKDLATPANGPLSPVVFGANPDLPGYEYDLDRARALLAEAGVRPGLRPRLVIFESAEWRRIAQAIQASLQPLGFQVEVDVVEFGTWLSRLDRGEFEMYGMRWGTVTLDADYTLYSLFHSSQAPNPNYSRYKNPEVDRLLDEGRAIADQGRREQIYRRAQTLIVRDAPMIFLYYPLSTYAVRSGIQHTTAPFSWINLELRKATVQR
- a CDS encoding ABC transporter permease, giving the protein MGRYLVQRLSLLVPVMLGVTLVAFITLHLAPGDPARVLLGELGQGASKEEIARLRSTLGLDAPLPVQYGRFVWRAAQGDLGRSLRTGAPVRDEVLARAPFTLVLTVASLGIALAIGIPAGVLSAAYRGRAVDHAAMLLALFGVSLPVFWLGLLLMLVFSLALGWLPASGFGTWKHLVLPAVTLGLASSALIARMTRSSLLEVLGQDYIRTARAKGLADRTVLLGHALRSALIPIVTVVGLQLGGLLGGAVLTETVFAWPGLGRLAVSAIYSRDTPLVQGTILFTAIAFVLINLAVDLLYALLDPRIRYD